Proteins encoded by one window of Nocardia goodfellowii:
- a CDS encoding nuclear transport factor 2 family protein, with the protein MSEATRDLFERYHACWADRDPDRIAAMHSEDSIFHLHSGGKPARGRAEIRASATDTFSLVPDLTFHLVNLRVGADFWTVQWKLSGTSAVGNAVDVDLMDLVLVGEGQVLEKHTYVDGVAMQAALTPLADA; encoded by the coding sequence ATGTCTGAAGCAACCCGAGACCTCTTCGAGCGCTATCACGCCTGCTGGGCCGACCGCGACCCCGACCGCATCGCCGCGATGCACTCGGAGGACTCGATCTTCCACCTGCATTCCGGAGGCAAGCCCGCCCGCGGGCGCGCGGAGATCCGCGCGTCCGCCACCGACACCTTCAGCCTGGTGCCCGACCTGACTTTCCACCTGGTGAACTTGCGCGTCGGTGCGGATTTCTGGACCGTCCAGTGGAAGCTGTCGGGCACTTCGGCCGTCGGCAACGCGGTCGATGTGGATCTGATGGATCTGGTGCTGGTCGGAGAGGGGCAGGTCCTGGAAAAACACACCTACGTCGACGGCGTCGCGATGCAGGCAGCGCTGACCCCGCTCGCCGACGCATAG
- a CDS encoding NlpC/P60 family protein yields MRRNGDPVTRRSTSVALGLLICAVMLAAAGPSRAVPPAPPNPSDGQIAEAGAQVEARVGEVGGLINEVAAADQQLHELDAAVAARREAVNKALVDLRIAREAADAAAARVLQTQSELTGAATEVEQARKNFDSFATQAYTRPGMDSMLSHLGAASPGDAIDRSQIVGLVTKNKQQMLTELRRAQIELGNKNSVARRAKAEADAAAAAAEQKQREAEQAVAAAKAELEQQTARRDQLLRDRAAAQARLEQARTNVAGLQGQREAFVAWDERRKAEEAAMHRAAAKARARAGGDQQSRDRAAALADGHRPHASLGDDGQPRRSKTRPSQPSVRGSAAIEIVVDRALSQLGVIYAWGGGDENGPTLGIRDGGVADAHGDFEKVGFDCSGLMIYAFAGVGLSLPHYSGYQYTMGTRVPVEDRQRGDMLFWGPNGSEHVALYLGDGQMVEAPQSGDVVKVTSVREGGLMPYAVRLID; encoded by the coding sequence ATGCGCAGGAACGGCGATCCCGTCACACGACGCTCCACTTCGGTCGCCCTCGGGTTGCTGATCTGCGCGGTAATGCTCGCGGCGGCGGGGCCGAGTAGAGCCGTGCCGCCCGCGCCACCCAATCCCAGCGACGGTCAGATCGCCGAGGCGGGCGCGCAGGTCGAGGCGCGGGTGGGCGAGGTCGGCGGACTGATCAACGAGGTCGCCGCGGCAGATCAGCAACTGCACGAGCTCGACGCCGCGGTCGCCGCCCGGCGGGAAGCGGTGAACAAGGCGCTGGTCGACTTGCGGATCGCCCGGGAAGCAGCCGACGCGGCCGCTGCCCGGGTGCTCCAGACCCAGAGTGAATTGACCGGTGCGGCAACCGAAGTCGAGCAGGCCCGGAAGAACTTCGACAGCTTCGCCACCCAGGCCTACACCCGGCCCGGCATGGACTCCATGCTCAGCCACCTGGGCGCGGCAAGCCCTGGTGACGCCATTGATCGCTCGCAGATCGTCGGCCTGGTCACCAAGAACAAACAACAGATGCTCACCGAGCTACGACGGGCTCAGATCGAGCTGGGCAACAAGAACTCCGTCGCCCGCCGGGCGAAAGCCGAAGCCGACGCCGCCGCGGCCGCCGCCGAACAGAAGCAGCGCGAAGCCGAACAGGCCGTCGCCGCCGCCAAGGCCGAACTGGAACAGCAGACGGCCCGGCGCGATCAACTGCTGCGCGACCGGGCCGCCGCCCAAGCCCGCCTGGAGCAGGCGCGCACGAATGTCGCCGGGCTGCAGGGCCAGCGTGAGGCGTTCGTGGCCTGGGACGAGCGGCGCAAAGCCGAGGAAGCCGCCATGCACCGCGCCGCCGCCAAGGCCCGCGCCCGCGCCGGCGGCGACCAGCAGTCGCGGGACCGGGCCGCCGCGCTCGCCGACGGTCACCGCCCGCACGCCTCCTTGGGCGACGACGGGCAACCGCGCCGCAGCAAGACGCGCCCGTCCCAGCCGTCGGTGCGCGGCTCGGCGGCCATCGAGATCGTGGTCGACCGCGCCCTGTCCCAACTGGGCGTCATCTACGCCTGGGGCGGGGGCGACGAGAACGGCCCCACCCTGGGCATCCGGGACGGTGGCGTCGCCGACGCGCACGGTGATTTCGAGAAGGTCGGCTTCGACTGCTCCGGGCTGATGATCTACGCCTTCGCGGGCGTCGGCCTGTCGCTGCCGCATTACAGCGGCTACCAATACACCATGGGCACAAGGGTTCCCGTCGAGGATCGGCAGCGTGGAGACATGCTGTTCTGGGGACCCAACGGCAGCGAGCACGTCGCGCTGTATCTGGGCGACGGGCAGATGGTCGAAGCCCCGCAATCCGGTGACGTGGTCAAGGTGACCTCGGTCCGCGAAGGCGGCCTCATGCCGTACGCGGTGCGCCTGATCGACTGA
- a CDS encoding Rv1476 family membrane protein, protein MTVSHTSVFRPMAAELPPPVTDKTIRSVIVPDLADDHVANLTNKPMPQLATIAADARSQGIELSIVVVPGNPGHDSSLRDLATEVGKREQGTVVVFSDDWVGTYSDSISRVRLEWAEDAAKYKGGGHTTEAAQIFVDRLETGDGLSWTAITSVLLAGTVLAIGGLYLVKSRRRNVENGDAVPVSSSSRP, encoded by the coding sequence ATGACCGTCTCGCACACTTCGGTGTTCCGACCCATGGCCGCGGAACTGCCGCCGCCCGTCACCGATAAGACGATCAGGAGTGTCATCGTTCCTGATCTTGCGGACGATCACGTCGCGAATCTGACCAACAAGCCCATGCCTCAGCTCGCGACCATCGCCGCCGACGCCCGGTCCCAGGGGATCGAGCTCAGCATTGTGGTGGTTCCCGGCAATCCCGGACACGACTCGAGCCTACGTGACCTGGCCACCGAGGTCGGCAAGCGCGAACAGGGCACCGTGGTGGTCTTCAGCGACGACTGGGTCGGCACGTACAGCGATTCGATCAGCCGGGTCCGGCTCGAATGGGCCGAGGACGCCGCCAAATACAAGGGTGGCGGGCACACCACCGAGGCGGCGCAGATCTTCGTCGACCGGCTGGAAACAGGTGATGGACTGTCCTGGACCGCGATTACCAGCGTGTTGCTAGCGGGTACGGTCCTGGCCATCGGTGGGCTGTATCTGGTGAAGTCGCGCCGCCGGAATGTGGAGAACGGGGATGCGGTGCCGGTGTCCAGTTCTTCTCGCCCGTAG
- a CDS encoding TetR/AcrR family transcriptional regulator, whose translation MPTSPQRLSKQARREQLLDTAMAIVRGRSADDLTLLTLAEAAGVSRPIVYDHFGTRPGLLLALYQRLEERHRAETARALRSAAPNADAIARVLSDAYFACAVDMPEFTAISAALKGNREMEARQREMLEHYTELMAAALRPYTSLALAALRLRCVGVLGAAEVIAAELNSGRTTIAEAAAALTDLIAGCLVVRTGG comes from the coding sequence ATGCCCACATCACCGCAGCGCTTGTCCAAGCAGGCCAGGCGGGAGCAACTGCTCGACACCGCCATGGCGATCGTGCGCGGCCGTAGCGCGGACGATCTGACGCTGCTCACCCTCGCCGAGGCCGCGGGTGTCAGCCGGCCGATCGTGTACGACCACTTCGGAACCCGCCCCGGCCTGCTACTGGCGCTCTATCAACGGCTCGAGGAGCGGCATCGCGCCGAGACGGCGCGGGCGTTGCGGAGCGCGGCGCCCAACGCGGACGCGATCGCTCGGGTGCTGAGTGACGCCTACTTCGCCTGCGCCGTCGACATGCCGGAATTCACCGCGATCTCCGCCGCGCTGAAGGGGAATCGCGAGATGGAGGCTCGCCAGCGGGAAATGCTCGAGCACTACACCGAACTGATGGCCGCGGCACTGCGGCCATATACGTCCCTGGCCCTCGCTGCGCTACGACTGCGCTGCGTCGGCGTGCTCGGTGCGGCGGAAGTGATTGCCGCCGAATTGAATTCGGGGCGGACGACCATAGCCGAAGCGGCCGCCGCGCTGACCGATCTGATCGCGGGCTGCCTCGTCGTCCGGACCGGCGGATAG
- a CDS encoding saccharopine dehydrogenase, with protein MEKSVLMMGGSGQAGSDTAAILRRWYPELPLTIAGRNLERAQRVADQLGVADAVTIDLARDDLGLPADRDHSAVIATLWDSHRNGLVYAQNRGLPYLSISSGMVDIGPEIVASAQRANAAPVVVASHYLAGLAVLVTLDAARAFERVDAVRISAVLDESDAGGPAGLADLERWATVTSAGLVRRDGVFTWIAEAEAQTRVASIDGTSLAGQSVAILDVPSLAFATGAPNVRFDLAIGESASRRRGDAAATELRIDLAGTGPAGTALATSHYLMHPAGQRPLTALALALNVERLLGLRGEAVPPGIHTPESLHDPAYVIERMAEIGAVYEAV; from the coding sequence GTGGAGAAATCAGTGCTGATGATGGGCGGATCGGGCCAAGCAGGCTCGGACACCGCCGCGATCCTGCGCCGGTGGTATCCGGAATTGCCGCTGACCATCGCGGGCCGGAACCTCGAACGCGCGCAACGGGTCGCCGACCAACTCGGAGTCGCGGACGCGGTCACCATCGACTTGGCCCGCGACGACCTCGGCCTACCGGCCGACCGCGACCACTCGGCGGTGATAGCGACACTGTGGGACAGCCACCGCAACGGCCTCGTCTACGCCCAGAACCGCGGGTTGCCCTACCTCAGCATCTCCAGCGGCATGGTCGACATCGGACCGGAGATCGTGGCGAGCGCGCAGCGGGCGAACGCGGCACCGGTCGTGGTGGCCAGCCACTACCTCGCGGGTCTCGCGGTCCTCGTAACCCTCGACGCGGCCCGCGCATTCGAGCGGGTCGATGCCGTCCGGATCAGCGCCGTACTCGACGAATCGGACGCGGGCGGCCCCGCGGGCCTGGCGGATCTGGAGCGCTGGGCAACCGTCACCTCGGCAGGATTGGTTCGCCGGGACGGCGTTTTCACCTGGATCGCCGAGGCCGAGGCGCAGACCCGCGTTGCCAGTATCGACGGCACCTCGCTGGCCGGGCAGAGCGTCGCCATCCTCGACGTACCGAGTCTCGCCTTCGCGACGGGCGCACCGAACGTCCGCTTCGACTTGGCCATCGGTGAATCCGCGAGCCGACGCCGCGGCGACGCGGCTGCCACCGAACTGCGGATCGACCTGGCGGGCACCGGCCCGGCAGGCACCGCGCTCGCCACCAGCCACTACCTGATGCACCCCGCCGGACAGCGTCCGCTGACCGCGCTCGCGCTGGCCCTGAACGTGGAACGCCTGCTCGGCCTGCGTGGCGAAGCCGTGCCCCCGGGCATTCACACCCCGGAGTCCTTGCACGACCCGGCTTACGTCATCGAACGGATGGCGGAGATCGGGGCCGTCTACGAAGCGGTGTAG
- a CDS encoding TetR/AcrR family transcriptional regulator, giving the protein MPKVSDDHLVARRNQILDGARRCFGEYGYDGATVRRLEEAIGLSRGAIFHHFRDKDALFFALAQEDAERMADVAANQGLVQVMRDMLAHPEQFNWLGTRLEIARRLRTDPDFRAGWTQRSAELTAATLARLERRKAAGALRDDVPTDVLLGYLDLVLDGLIARIASGHTNENLSAVLDLVEASVRRKD; this is encoded by the coding sequence ATGCCCAAGGTCAGCGACGATCACCTTGTCGCCCGGCGCAACCAGATCCTCGACGGCGCCCGCCGCTGCTTCGGCGAGTACGGCTACGACGGCGCGACCGTGCGCCGCCTCGAGGAGGCCATCGGCCTGTCCCGCGGCGCGATCTTCCATCACTTCCGCGACAAGGACGCCCTGTTCTTCGCCCTCGCCCAGGAGGACGCCGAACGCATGGCCGACGTCGCCGCCAACCAGGGCCTGGTCCAGGTCATGCGCGACATGCTGGCCCACCCCGAGCAGTTCAACTGGCTCGGTACCCGGCTGGAGATCGCCAGACGCCTGCGCACCGACCCCGACTTCAGAGCCGGCTGGACGCAGCGCTCCGCCGAATTGACCGCCGCCACGCTCGCCCGCCTGGAACGCCGTAAGGCCGCCGGTGCCCTTCGCGACGACGTGCCCACCGATGTCCTGCTCGGTTACCTGGACCTCGTTCTGGATGGTCTCATCGCCCGCATCGCCTCGGGCCACACCAACGAAAACCTTTCCGCCGTGCTGGATCTCGTCGAAGCCTCGGTCCGCCGCAAGGACTGA
- a CDS encoding GNAT family N-acetyltransferase: MRSAADARAFKEINEEWIRAYFSLEPADAHLLDNPETEIVAKGGQVLIARDGEEIVGCGAVVPEGHGVYEISKMGVSPQHRGRGIGRLVLAAAIDYARGQGATTLYLESNKRLANAVHLYESVGFVHVPPGSLRQSPYSRADVFMKYDLTD, translated from the coding sequence ATGCGGAGCGCCGCCGACGCGCGGGCTTTCAAGGAGATCAACGAGGAGTGGATCCGCGCCTACTTCTCCCTGGAACCCGCGGACGCGCATCTCCTCGACAATCCGGAGACCGAGATCGTCGCGAAGGGCGGGCAAGTGCTGATCGCCCGGGACGGAGAGGAGATCGTCGGGTGCGGTGCGGTGGTGCCGGAGGGCCACGGCGTCTACGAGATCTCGAAGATGGGCGTCTCGCCGCAGCACCGGGGCCGCGGCATCGGCCGTCTCGTGCTGGCGGCCGCGATCGACTACGCCCGCGGGCAAGGCGCGACCACGCTGTACCTGGAAAGCAACAAGCGGCTCGCCAACGCGGTGCACCTGTATGAGTCGGTCGGGTTCGTCCATGTGCCGCCGGGGAGTCTGCGGCAGAGTCCCTACTCCCGCGCCGATGTATTCATGAAGTACGACCTGACCGATTGA
- a CDS encoding LacI family DNA-binding transcriptional regulator gives MPPKATMKSVAAAVGVSMSTVSNAYNKPEQLSAALREQIFSAARELGYSGPDAAARTLRGRRAGAIGLLLTEELSYAFSDPFAVGLLAGLSEVAERTRTGLLLIPLPRFEPGADAEAIRESVETVRNAVVDGVAAYCVDANHPALEVISSRGLPFAHSDDDFPGRRVVIDEFAATHRVGAHLAELGHTEIAMVVDCGRATTTPCEITDTSVLYNNARQRVRGLRAGLGAHAELTVVSGGHNSMESGIAAAELVLDRRDPPTAIAAAGDVLALGVLEAMRRRGLVPGRDISVTGFDDIPAAASAGLTTVRQPIRTKGQLLGRMLLDPSYTEERVVLPTELVIRSSTGPAPSRPTGEE, from the coding sequence ATGCCGCCCAAGGCGACCATGAAGTCCGTGGCAGCGGCGGTGGGCGTTTCGATGTCCACGGTGTCCAACGCCTACAACAAACCCGAGCAACTCTCGGCCGCCCTGCGGGAACAGATCTTCAGCGCGGCCCGCGAGCTCGGATACTCCGGTCCGGACGCGGCCGCCCGCACGCTGCGGGGGCGGCGAGCCGGTGCGATCGGGCTGCTGCTCACCGAAGAGTTGTCCTATGCGTTCTCCGACCCGTTCGCCGTCGGACTGCTCGCCGGGCTCAGTGAAGTCGCGGAGCGGACGCGAACCGGCCTACTGCTGATTCCGCTGCCGCGCTTCGAACCGGGAGCGGACGCGGAGGCCATCCGGGAGTCGGTCGAGACGGTGCGCAACGCCGTGGTCGACGGGGTTGCCGCCTACTGTGTCGATGCGAATCATCCTGCGCTGGAGGTTATTTCGAGTCGCGGGTTGCCGTTCGCGCATTCCGACGACGACTTCCCCGGACGGCGGGTGGTGATCGACGAATTCGCCGCCACACACCGGGTCGGCGCTCATCTCGCGGAGCTGGGCCATACCGAGATCGCCATGGTGGTCGATTGCGGGCGAGCGACCACGACACCGTGCGAAATCACCGATACCTCAGTGCTTTACAACAACGCGCGGCAGCGGGTGCGGGGTTTGCGGGCCGGGCTCGGCGCGCACGCCGAACTCACCGTCGTCAGCGGCGGCCACAACTCGATGGAATCCGGCATTGCCGCCGCCGAGCTGGTACTGGATCGCCGCGACCCGCCGACCGCCATCGCCGCCGCCGGCGACGTGCTGGCCCTCGGCGTACTCGAAGCGATGCGACGGCGCGGATTGGTGCCGGGGCGCGATATCTCGGTCACCGGATTCGACGACATCCCGGCCGCGGCGAGCGCGGGCCTGACCACCGTCCGCCAGCCGATCCGAACCAAGGGGCAGTTGCTCGGGCGCATGCTGCTCGATCCGTCCTATACCGAAGAACGCGTCGTGCTGCCCACCGAGCTGGTCATCCGATCCAGCACCGGCCCGGCGCCCAGCCGACCCACCGGAGAGGAATAG
- a CDS encoding aconitate hydratase yields MTKSIDSFGAKGTLEVGSNSYEIFRLSAVPGTEKLPYALKVLAENLLRTEDGANITADHVRAIANWDPSAEPDTEIQFTPARVIMQDFTGVPCIVDLATMREAVTTLGGDPSKVNPLSPADMVIDHSVILDVFGRADALERNVDLEYERNGERYQFLRWGQGAFDDFKVVPPGVGIVHQVNIEYLAPTVMVRNGQAYPDTCVGTDSHTTMVNGLGVLGWGVGGIEAEAAMLGQPVSMLIPRVVGFKLTGEIKPGVTATDVVLTVTDMLRKHGVVGKFVEFYGKGVAEVPLANRATLGNMSPEFGSTAAIFPIDEETINYLRLTGRSDEQLALVEAYAKEQGLWHDADKEPAYSEYLELDLSTVVPSIAGPKRPQDRILLSDSKTAFRKDIHNYTNDAESGPASVTPHTNLDEAIEESFPASDPAVLSFAEDDAVLPSAANGNVGRPSKPVKVSDPERGDFVLDHGAVVVAGITSCTNTSNPSVMLGAALLARNAVEKGLSSKPWVKTNMAPGSQVVSDYYEKAGLWPYLEKLGFYVGGYGCTTCIGNTGPLPEEISKAINDNDLSVTAVLSGNRNFEGRISPDVKMNYLASPPLVIAYALAGTMDFDFETDPLGQDTDGNDVFLKDIWPSAQEIDDTIKTAISRDMFTKSYATVFEGDERWKNLSTPEGDTFAWDENSTYVRKAPYFDGMQMDPTPVEDIKGARVLALLGDSVTTDHISPAGPIKPGTPAAQYLDSHGVERKDYNSLGSRRGNHEVMIRGTFANIRLRNQLLDDVSGGYTRDFTQEGGPQAFIYDASQNYQKAGIPLVVLGGKEYGSGSSRDWAAKGTSLLGVKAVITESFERIHRSNLIGMGVIPLQFPAGESAASLKLDGTETFDIEGITKLNEGVTPKTLKVTATKENGEKVSFDAVVRIDTPGEADYYRNGGILQYVLRNMIRG; encoded by the coding sequence GTGACGAAGAGTATCGATTCTTTCGGCGCCAAGGGCACCCTCGAGGTCGGAAGCAACTCCTACGAGATCTTCCGTCTCTCGGCCGTGCCGGGCACCGAGAAACTCCCCTATGCCCTGAAAGTGCTCGCGGAGAACCTGCTTCGCACCGAGGACGGCGCGAACATCACCGCCGACCACGTACGCGCCATCGCGAACTGGGATCCCTCCGCCGAGCCGGACACCGAAATCCAGTTCACCCCGGCCCGCGTGATCATGCAGGACTTCACCGGCGTGCCCTGCATCGTCGACCTCGCCACCATGCGTGAGGCCGTCACCACCCTCGGCGGCGACCCGAGCAAGGTCAACCCGCTCTCCCCCGCCGACATGGTCATCGACCACTCGGTCATCCTCGACGTGTTCGGCCGCGCCGACGCCCTCGAGCGCAACGTCGACCTGGAGTACGAGCGCAACGGCGAGCGCTACCAGTTCCTGCGCTGGGGCCAGGGCGCCTTCGACGACTTCAAGGTCGTCCCGCCGGGCGTCGGCATCGTGCACCAGGTCAACATCGAATACCTGGCGCCCACCGTCATGGTCCGCAACGGCCAGGCCTACCCCGACACCTGTGTCGGCACCGACTCGCACACCACCATGGTCAACGGCCTGGGTGTGCTGGGCTGGGGCGTCGGCGGCATCGAGGCCGAGGCCGCCATGCTGGGCCAGCCGGTCTCCATGCTGATCCCGCGCGTCGTCGGCTTCAAGCTGACCGGTGAGATCAAGCCCGGCGTCACCGCCACCGACGTGGTGCTCACCGTCACCGACATGCTGCGCAAGCACGGCGTGGTCGGCAAGTTCGTCGAGTTCTACGGCAAGGGCGTCGCCGAGGTGCCCCTGGCCAACCGCGCCACCCTGGGCAACATGAGCCCCGAATTCGGTTCCACCGCGGCGATCTTCCCGATCGACGAGGAGACCATCAACTACCTGCGCCTGACCGGCCGCAGCGACGAGCAGCTCGCGCTGGTCGAGGCGTACGCCAAGGAACAGGGCCTGTGGCACGACGCCGACAAGGAGCCCGCGTACTCGGAGTACCTGGAGCTGGACCTGAGCACCGTGGTGCCCTCCATCGCCGGCCCGAAGCGCCCGCAGGACCGAATCCTGTTGTCGGACTCCAAGACCGCGTTCCGCAAGGACATCCACAACTACACCAACGACGCGGAGAGCGGCCCGGCGTCGGTCACCCCGCACACCAATCTGGACGAAGCCATCGAGGAGTCCTTCCCGGCTTCCGATCCCGCCGTGCTGTCCTTCGCCGAGGATGACGCGGTGCTGCCCTCGGCCGCCAACGGCAATGTCGGGCGTCCGTCCAAGCCGGTCAAGGTTTCCGATCCGGAGCGCGGTGACTTCGTGCTCGATCACGGCGCCGTCGTGGTCGCGGGCATCACCTCCTGCACCAACACCTCCAACCCGTCGGTCATGCTGGGCGCGGCCCTGCTGGCGCGCAACGCGGTCGAGAAGGGCCTGTCCTCCAAGCCGTGGGTGAAGACCAACATGGCGCCGGGCTCGCAGGTCGTCTCCGACTACTACGAGAAGGCCGGCCTGTGGCCGTACCTGGAGAAGCTGGGCTTCTACGTGGGCGGCTACGGCTGCACCACCTGCATCGGCAACACCGGCCCGCTGCCGGAGGAGATCTCCAAGGCGATCAACGACAACGACCTGTCGGTCACCGCGGTGCTCTCGGGCAACCGCAACTTCGAGGGCCGCATCTCCCCCGACGTGAAGATGAACTACCTGGCCTCGCCGCCGCTGGTCATCGCCTACGCGCTCGCGGGCACGATGGACTTCGACTTCGAGACCGATCCGCTGGGCCAGGACACCGACGGCAACGACGTCTTCCTGAAGGACATCTGGCCGTCCGCGCAGGAAATCGACGACACCATCAAGACGGCGATCAGCCGGGACATGTTCACCAAGTCCTACGCCACCGTTTTCGAGGGTGACGAGCGCTGGAAGAACCTGAGCACCCCCGAGGGCGACACCTTCGCGTGGGACGAGAACTCGACCTACGTCCGCAAGGCGCCGTACTTCGACGGCATGCAGATGGACCCGACCCCGGTCGAGGACATCAAGGGCGCGCGCGTGCTGGCGCTGCTGGGCGACTCGGTCACCACCGACCACATCTCCCCGGCCGGTCCGATCAAGCCGGGCACCCCGGCCGCGCAGTACCTCGACTCGCACGGCGTCGAGCGCAAGGACTACAACTCGCTGGGCTCGCGTCGCGGTAACCACGAGGTGATGATCCGCGGCACCTTCGCCAACATCCGGCTGCGCAACCAGCTGCTGGACGACGTCTCGGGCGGTTACACCCGCGACTTCACCCAGGAGGGCGGCCCGCAGGCGTTCATCTACGACGCCTCGCAGAACTACCAGAAGGCCGGCATCCCGCTGGTCGTGCTGGGTGGCAAGGAATACGGCTCCGGTTCCTCGCGTGACTGGGCCGCCAAGGGCACCAGCCTGCTCGGCGTCAAGGCCGTCATCACCGAGTCCTTCGAGCGCATCCACCGCTCGAACCTCATCGGCATGGGCGTCATCCCGCTGCAGTTCCCGGCCGGCGAGTCGGCCGCGTCGCTGAAGCTGGACGGCACCGAGACCTTCGATATCGAGGGCATCACCAAGCTGAACGAGGGTGTGACTCCGAAGACCTTGAAGGTGACCGCCACCAAGGAGAACGGCGAAAAGGTGTCGTTCGACGCGGTGGTCCGGATCGACACCCCCGGTGAGGCCGACTACTACCGCAACGGCGGCATCCTGCAGTACGTGCTGCGCAACATGATTCGCGGCTAG
- a CDS encoding TetR/AcrR family transcriptional regulator, with the protein MNADRRTQAERSASTRAAVIRAARELFGRYGYGAVSTVAVAAAAGVSRGALYHQFSDKRDLFEAVFEDLERSLVGTISDAVDRAQAPDPLAGLIVGCLACLQASTAPDVQRIALLDGPAVLGWRLWRETQVRYTVGLVEDALAAAIAANQVRRQPVRPLALVIVGALHECAQILAHSEDIAADTVTVRGVVEQLVSGLALEGKHYEFP; encoded by the coding sequence ATGAACGCTGATCGCCGCACCCAAGCCGAACGCTCGGCCTCGACCCGCGCCGCGGTGATCCGCGCGGCGCGAGAACTGTTCGGCCGGTACGGGTATGGCGCGGTGAGCACGGTCGCCGTGGCGGCGGCCGCGGGCGTCAGCCGCGGCGCGCTCTACCACCAGTTCTCCGACAAGCGAGATCTTTTCGAGGCGGTCTTCGAAGACTTGGAACGCAGCCTGGTCGGCACGATCAGCGACGCTGTCGACCGGGCGCAGGCCCCCGACCCGCTCGCCGGTCTGATCGTGGGATGCCTGGCCTGCCTGCAAGCCTCCACCGCGCCGGACGTGCAGCGCATCGCCTTGCTGGACGGGCCCGCGGTGCTGGGCTGGCGTCTGTGGCGCGAAACTCAGGTCCGGTACACCGTCGGCTTGGTGGAAGACGCGCTGGCCGCCGCCATCGCCGCGAACCAAGTGCGCCGGCAGCCCGTCCGCCCCCTGGCGCTGGTCATCGTGGGGGCACTGCACGAGTGCGCCCAAATTCTCGCCCATTCCGAAGATATCGCCGCCGACACAGTGACTGTTCGCGGCGTCGTCGAGCAGCTCGTCTCCGGCCTGGCGCTCGAGGGGAAACATTACGAATTCCCGTGA